One part of the Syngnathus acus chromosome 17, fSynAcu1.2, whole genome shotgun sequence genome encodes these proteins:
- the plvapa gene encoding plasmalemma vesicle associated protein a isoform X6, with protein MYSSGYSHVSKTSPQAQKKMQYRSKGKGCGYYLRIIFFFSSLIQSLIIVSLVLFLVYGKTQDSASTTRIQDLEESFSRLSLENVALRQQRKNLTTLLNATLTEKTRNDWDLLRLRRLSNISVMFIQDLDKKQQQTNIELMMCKNQARLAPSCPLTQVRVTPTTLGCGLQMERVNAKLELVESNFTQTTQRMKMEMEEIAKDRDNLDLEAIHLRREKAVHLKEIELNTLRCKHDFVQSLSGISNVSRTFLLKIESLFPTHIAFQLTCDKQREHLEQIRTNCTSLSREVEDRFQSYLNNVGSQVSEILSENSRLKAENMRRSDDYRVCSQNRTGMIQEHKQTVEKLQLKHDKDYERILLEKKRLNGDIDVLENSVNYKRKQVELLTEELRRLNMSCMAKSGFGGLPGAGVGQFGRGGSDNFGSNFNSPGFGSNKLGSTGLGSSNPSLGSTGSGLNRLGSTGLGSSSLGSTGSGLNKFGSTGLGSSSLGSSGSGLNKFGSTGLGSSSLGSSGSGLSRQGSTGLGSSSLGSTGSGLNKLGSTGLGSSGLGSTGSGINKLGSSGLGSSNPSSTGTGLNKLGSTGLSSTGSGLNKLGSNGLGSSTLGSTGLGLNKQSSTGLGSSGLGSTGSGLNKFGSTALGSSGLGSTGLGLNRQGSTSLGTSGLGSTGSMNNKPTSSLKSSSGLGSSGFPVFGLGLGNSNTGQSKPGTGIGRGTSSGSSPGMGRTGGLGGGSVSVAQHLQDLQRIINPSYGYEERQELSRMLG; from the exons ATCATAGTCAGCCTGGTTCTCTTCTTGGTCTATGGTAAGACGCAGGACTCCGCTTCAACAACACGCATACAGGACCTGGAGGAGAGCTTCAGTCGGCTCTCCCTCGAGAACGTCGCCCTCAGGCAACAGAGGAAGAACCTGACGACCTTACTCAATGCCACCCTGACGGAGAAGACCCGCAATGACTGGGACCTGCTGAGACTTCGGCGCTTGTCAAACATCTCTGTAATGTTTATTCAAGACCTGGACAAGAAGCAG CAACAGACGAATATAGAGCTGATGATGTGCAAGAACCAGGCACGTTTAGCACCCAGTTGCCCACTAACAC AAGTGCGAGTTACGCCTACGACTCTAGGTTGTGGGTTGCAGATGGAGCGGGTGAATGCTAAACTTGAACTTGTGGAGTCCAATTTTACACAAACAACACAGAGAATGAAgatggaaatggaagagaTTGCCAAAGACAGGGATAACCTTGACCTGGAGGCCATCCATCTAAGGAGGGAAAAGGCAGTTCATCTGAAGGAGATTGAGCTCAACACTCTAAGATGCAAACACGACTTTGTTCAGTCCTTGAGTGGCATCTCCAATGTCTCAAGAACCTTTCTACTGAAGATTGAATCCCTCTTCCCAACTCACATTGCTTTCCAGCTCACCTGTGACAAACAGAGGGAGCATCTGGAGCAGATCCGCACCAACTGCACCAGTCTGTCTAGAGAGGTGGAAGACAGGTTCCAAAGCTACTTGAATAATGTAGGCAGTCAGGTGTCTGAGATCCTGTCGGAGAACAGCCGCTTGAAGGCTGAGAACATGCGACGGTCTGATGACTACCGCGTGTGCAGTCAAAACCGCACAGGGATGATCCAAGAGCACAAACAAACCGTAGAGAAGCTTCAGCTCAAACACGACAAGGACTATGAGAGGATtctgttggaaaaaaagagactgAACGGCGATATTGATGTCCTTGAAAACAGTGTCAActacaaaagaaaacaggtTGAACTCCTCACAGAGGAACTCAGGAGGCTCAACATGTCCTGCATGGCCAAG AGTGGATTCGGTGGCTTGCCGGGAGCTGGTGTAGGACAGTTTGGGAGGGGAGGGTCAGATAATTTTGGTTCAAACTTCAACTCACCTGGGTTTGGATCAAACAAGCTAGGATCGACTGGGTTGGGCTCCTCAAATCCAAGCCTTGGCTCAACTGGCTCAGGATTAAACCGATTAGGGTCAACTGGGTTGGGCTCTTCTAGTCTCGGGTCAACTGGGTCAGGATTAAACAAATTTGGATCAACGGGGTTGGGCTCTTCAAGTCTGGGTTCATCTGGGTCAGGATTAAACAAATTTGGATCAACGGGGTTGGGCTCTTCAAGTCTGGGTTCATCTGGGTCAGGATTAAGCAGACAAGGATCGACGGGGTTAGGCTCATCAAGTCTTGGTTCAACTGGATCCGGATTAAACAAATTGGGATCAACTGGGTTAGGCTCCTCAGGTCTTGGCTCAACTGGGtcaggaataaataaattaggTTCATCTGGGCTGGGCTCCTCGAATCCTAGCTCAACTGGGACAGGATTAAACAAATTAGGATCAACGGGGTTGAGC TCCACTGGGTCAGGTTTAAATAAACTTGGATCAAATGGTTTGGGCTCCTCAACGCTTGGTTCAACTGGGTTAGgattaaacaaacaaagctcAACGGGTTTAGGTTCTTCTGGTCTTGGATCAACTGGGTCAGGATTAAATAAATTTGGCTCGACAGCGTTAGGTTCCTCTGGACTTGGCTCTACTGGGTTAGGATTAAACAGGCAAGGATCAACTAGTTTGGGCACTTCGGGTCTTGGCTCAACTGGCTCGATGAATAATAAACCAACTTCGAGTCTGAAAAGCTCCTCTGGCCTCGGGTCAAGTGGATTTCCCGTTtttggattagggttaggcAACAGTAACACAGGACAAAGTAAACCGGGAACTGGAATAGGAAGAGGAACATCAAGTGGATCTTCACCTGGAATGGGGAGGACTGGTGGTTTGGGAGGTGGATcag TCAGCGTTGCTCAGCACCTTCAAGATCTGCAACGTATCATCAATCCATCCTATGGCTATGA agAGCGACAAGAGCTTTCCAGAATGTTGGGTTAG
- the plvapa gene encoding plasmalemma vesicle associated protein a isoform X1: MYSSGYSHVSKTSPQAQKKMQYRSKGKGCGYYLRIIFFFSSLIQSLIIVSLVLFLVYGKTQDSASTTRIQDLEESFSRLSLENVALRQQRKNLTTLLNATLTEKTRNDWDLLRLRRLSNISVMFIQDLDKKQQQTNIELMMCKNQARLAPSCPLTQVRVTPTTLGCGLQMERVNAKLELVESNFTQTTQRMKMEMEEIAKDRDNLDLEAIHLRREKAVHLKEIELNTLRCKHDFVQSLSGISNVSRTFLLKIESLFPTHIAFQLTCDKQREHLEQIRTNCTSLSREVEDRFQSYLNNVGSQVSEILSENSRLKAENMRRSDDYRVCSQNRTGMIQEHKQTVEKLQLKHDKDYERILLEKKRLNGDIDVLENSVNYKRKQVELLTEELRRLNMSCMAKSGFGGLPGAGVGQFGRGGSDNFGSNFNSPGFGSNKLGSTGLGSSNPSLGSTGSGLNRLGSTGLGSSSLGSTGSGLNKFGSTGLGSSSLGSSGSGLNKFGSTGLGSSSLGSSGSGLSRQGSTGLGSSSLGSTGSGLNKLGSTGLGSSGLGSTGSGINKLGSSGLGSSNPSSTGTGLNKLGSTGLSSSSLGSTGLGSNKLGSSGTGSSTLGSTGSGLNKLGSNGLGSSTLGSTGLGLNKQSSTGLGSSGLGSTGSGLNKFGSTALGSSGLGSTGLGLNRQGSTSLGTSGLGSTGSMNNKPTSSLKSSSGLGSSGFPVFGLGLGNSNTGQSKPGTGIGRGTSSGSSPGMGRTGGLGGGSVSVAQHLQDLQRIINPSYGYEERQELSRMLG, from the exons ATCATAGTCAGCCTGGTTCTCTTCTTGGTCTATGGTAAGACGCAGGACTCCGCTTCAACAACACGCATACAGGACCTGGAGGAGAGCTTCAGTCGGCTCTCCCTCGAGAACGTCGCCCTCAGGCAACAGAGGAAGAACCTGACGACCTTACTCAATGCCACCCTGACGGAGAAGACCCGCAATGACTGGGACCTGCTGAGACTTCGGCGCTTGTCAAACATCTCTGTAATGTTTATTCAAGACCTGGACAAGAAGCAG CAACAGACGAATATAGAGCTGATGATGTGCAAGAACCAGGCACGTTTAGCACCCAGTTGCCCACTAACAC AAGTGCGAGTTACGCCTACGACTCTAGGTTGTGGGTTGCAGATGGAGCGGGTGAATGCTAAACTTGAACTTGTGGAGTCCAATTTTACACAAACAACACAGAGAATGAAgatggaaatggaagagaTTGCCAAAGACAGGGATAACCTTGACCTGGAGGCCATCCATCTAAGGAGGGAAAAGGCAGTTCATCTGAAGGAGATTGAGCTCAACACTCTAAGATGCAAACACGACTTTGTTCAGTCCTTGAGTGGCATCTCCAATGTCTCAAGAACCTTTCTACTGAAGATTGAATCCCTCTTCCCAACTCACATTGCTTTCCAGCTCACCTGTGACAAACAGAGGGAGCATCTGGAGCAGATCCGCACCAACTGCACCAGTCTGTCTAGAGAGGTGGAAGACAGGTTCCAAAGCTACTTGAATAATGTAGGCAGTCAGGTGTCTGAGATCCTGTCGGAGAACAGCCGCTTGAAGGCTGAGAACATGCGACGGTCTGATGACTACCGCGTGTGCAGTCAAAACCGCACAGGGATGATCCAAGAGCACAAACAAACCGTAGAGAAGCTTCAGCTCAAACACGACAAGGACTATGAGAGGATtctgttggaaaaaaagagactgAACGGCGATATTGATGTCCTTGAAAACAGTGTCAActacaaaagaaaacaggtTGAACTCCTCACAGAGGAACTCAGGAGGCTCAACATGTCCTGCATGGCCAAG AGTGGATTCGGTGGCTTGCCGGGAGCTGGTGTAGGACAGTTTGGGAGGGGAGGGTCAGATAATTTTGGTTCAAACTTCAACTCACCTGGGTTTGGATCAAACAAGCTAGGATCGACTGGGTTGGGCTCCTCAAATCCAAGCCTTGGCTCAACTGGCTCAGGATTAAACCGATTAGGGTCAACTGGGTTGGGCTCTTCTAGTCTCGGGTCAACTGGGTCAGGATTAAACAAATTTGGATCAACGGGGTTGGGCTCTTCAAGTCTGGGTTCATCTGGGTCAGGATTAAACAAATTTGGATCAACGGGGTTGGGCTCTTCAAGTCTGGGTTCATCTGGGTCAGGATTAAGCAGACAAGGATCGACGGGGTTAGGCTCATCAAGTCTTGGTTCAACTGGATCCGGATTAAACAAATTGGGATCAACTGGGTTAGGCTCCTCAGGTCTTGGCTCAACTGGGtcaggaataaataaattaggTTCATCTGGGCTGGGCTCCTCGAATCCTAGCTCAACTGGGACAGGATTAAACAAATTAGGATCAACGGGGTTGAGCTCTTCGAGCCTTGGGTCGACTGGGTTAGGATCAAACAAATTGGGATCGTCTGGGACGGGTTCCTCGACTCTGGGGTCCACTGGGTCAGGTTTAAATAAACTTGGATCAAATGGTTTGGGCTCCTCAACGCTTGGTTCAACTGGGTTAGgattaaacaaacaaagctcAACGGGTTTAGGTTCTTCTGGTCTTGGATCAACTGGGTCAGGATTAAATAAATTTGGCTCGACAGCGTTAGGTTCCTCTGGACTTGGCTCTACTGGGTTAGGATTAAACAGGCAAGGATCAACTAGTTTGGGCACTTCGGGTCTTGGCTCAACTGGCTCGATGAATAATAAACCAACTTCGAGTCTGAAAAGCTCCTCTGGCCTCGGGTCAAGTGGATTTCCCGTTtttggattagggttaggcAACAGTAACACAGGACAAAGTAAACCGGGAACTGGAATAGGAAGAGGAACATCAAGTGGATCTTCACCTGGAATGGGGAGGACTGGTGGTTTGGGAGGTGGATcag TCAGCGTTGCTCAGCACCTTCAAGATCTGCAACGTATCATCAATCCATCCTATGGCTATGA agAGCGACAAGAGCTTTCCAGAATGTTGGGTTAG
- the plvapa gene encoding plasmalemma vesicle associated protein a isoform X8 — translation MYSSGYSHVSKTSPQAQKKMQYRSKGKGCGYYLRIIFFFSSLIQSLIIVSLVLFLVYGKTQDSASTTRIQDLEESFSRLSLENVALRQQRKNLTTLLNATLTEKTRNDWDLLRLRRLSNISVMFIQDLDKKQQQTNIELMMCKNQARLAPSCPLTQVRVTPTTLGCGLQMERVNAKLELVESNFTQTTQRMKMEMEEIAKDRDNLDLEAIHLRREKAVHLKEIELNTLRCKHDFVQSLSGISNVSRTFLLKIESLFPTHIAFQLTCDKQREHLEQIRTNCTSLSREVEDRFQSYLNNVGSQVSEILSENSRLKAENMRRSDDYRVCSQNRTGMIQEHKQTVEKLQLKHDKDYERILLEKKRLNGDIDVLENSVNYKRKQVELLTEELRRLNMSCMAKSGFGGLPGAGVGQFGRGGSDNFGSNFNSPGFGSNKLGSTGLGSSNPSLGSTGSGLNRLGSTGLGSSSLGSTGSGLNKFGSTGLGSSSLGSSGSGLNKFGSTGLGSSSLGSSGSGLSRQGSTGLGSSSLGSTGSGLNKLGSTGLGSSGLGSTGSGINKLGSSGLGSSNPSSTGTGLNKLGSTGLSSSSLGSTGLGSSGLGSTGSGLNKFGSTALGSSGLGSTGLGLNRQGSTSLGTSGLGSTGSMNNKPTSSLKSSSGLGSSGFPVFGLGLGNSNTGQSKPGTGIGRGTSSGSSPGMGRTGGLGGGSVSVAQHLQDLQRIINPSYGYEERQELSRMLG, via the exons ATCATAGTCAGCCTGGTTCTCTTCTTGGTCTATGGTAAGACGCAGGACTCCGCTTCAACAACACGCATACAGGACCTGGAGGAGAGCTTCAGTCGGCTCTCCCTCGAGAACGTCGCCCTCAGGCAACAGAGGAAGAACCTGACGACCTTACTCAATGCCACCCTGACGGAGAAGACCCGCAATGACTGGGACCTGCTGAGACTTCGGCGCTTGTCAAACATCTCTGTAATGTTTATTCAAGACCTGGACAAGAAGCAG CAACAGACGAATATAGAGCTGATGATGTGCAAGAACCAGGCACGTTTAGCACCCAGTTGCCCACTAACAC AAGTGCGAGTTACGCCTACGACTCTAGGTTGTGGGTTGCAGATGGAGCGGGTGAATGCTAAACTTGAACTTGTGGAGTCCAATTTTACACAAACAACACAGAGAATGAAgatggaaatggaagagaTTGCCAAAGACAGGGATAACCTTGACCTGGAGGCCATCCATCTAAGGAGGGAAAAGGCAGTTCATCTGAAGGAGATTGAGCTCAACACTCTAAGATGCAAACACGACTTTGTTCAGTCCTTGAGTGGCATCTCCAATGTCTCAAGAACCTTTCTACTGAAGATTGAATCCCTCTTCCCAACTCACATTGCTTTCCAGCTCACCTGTGACAAACAGAGGGAGCATCTGGAGCAGATCCGCACCAACTGCACCAGTCTGTCTAGAGAGGTGGAAGACAGGTTCCAAAGCTACTTGAATAATGTAGGCAGTCAGGTGTCTGAGATCCTGTCGGAGAACAGCCGCTTGAAGGCTGAGAACATGCGACGGTCTGATGACTACCGCGTGTGCAGTCAAAACCGCACAGGGATGATCCAAGAGCACAAACAAACCGTAGAGAAGCTTCAGCTCAAACACGACAAGGACTATGAGAGGATtctgttggaaaaaaagagactgAACGGCGATATTGATGTCCTTGAAAACAGTGTCAActacaaaagaaaacaggtTGAACTCCTCACAGAGGAACTCAGGAGGCTCAACATGTCCTGCATGGCCAAG AGTGGATTCGGTGGCTTGCCGGGAGCTGGTGTAGGACAGTTTGGGAGGGGAGGGTCAGATAATTTTGGTTCAAACTTCAACTCACCTGGGTTTGGATCAAACAAGCTAGGATCGACTGGGTTGGGCTCCTCAAATCCAAGCCTTGGCTCAACTGGCTCAGGATTAAACCGATTAGGGTCAACTGGGTTGGGCTCTTCTAGTCTCGGGTCAACTGGGTCAGGATTAAACAAATTTGGATCAACGGGGTTGGGCTCTTCAAGTCTGGGTTCATCTGGGTCAGGATTAAACAAATTTGGATCAACGGGGTTGGGCTCTTCAAGTCTGGGTTCATCTGGGTCAGGATTAAGCAGACAAGGATCGACGGGGTTAGGCTCATCAAGTCTTGGTTCAACTGGATCCGGATTAAACAAATTGGGATCAACTGGGTTAGGCTCCTCAGGTCTTGGCTCAACTGGGtcaggaataaataaattaggTTCATCTGGGCTGGGCTCCTCGAATCCTAGCTCAACTGGGACAGGATTAAACAAATTAGGATCAACGGGGTTGAGCTCTTCGAGCCTTGGGTCGACTGGGTTAGGA TCTTCTGGTCTTGGATCAACTGGGTCAGGATTAAATAAATTTGGCTCGACAGCGTTAGGTTCCTCTGGACTTGGCTCTACTGGGTTAGGATTAAACAGGCAAGGATCAACTAGTTTGGGCACTTCGGGTCTTGGCTCAACTGGCTCGATGAATAATAAACCAACTTCGAGTCTGAAAAGCTCCTCTGGCCTCGGGTCAAGTGGATTTCCCGTTtttggattagggttaggcAACAGTAACACAGGACAAAGTAAACCGGGAACTGGAATAGGAAGAGGAACATCAAGTGGATCTTCACCTGGAATGGGGAGGACTGGTGGTTTGGGAGGTGGATcag TCAGCGTTGCTCAGCACCTTCAAGATCTGCAACGTATCATCAATCCATCCTATGGCTATGA agAGCGACAAGAGCTTTCCAGAATGTTGGGTTAG
- the plvapa gene encoding plasmalemma vesicle associated protein a isoform X7, with protein sequence MYSSGYSHVSKTSPQAQKKMQYRSKGKGCGYYLRIIFFFSSLIQSLIIVSLVLFLVYGKTQDSASTTRIQDLEESFSRLSLENVALRQQRKNLTTLLNATLTEKTRNDWDLLRLRRLSNISVMFIQDLDKKQQQTNIELMMCKNQARLAPSCPLTQVRVTPTTLGCGLQMERVNAKLELVESNFTQTTQRMKMEMEEIAKDRDNLDLEAIHLRREKAVHLKEIELNTLRCKHDFVQSLSGISNVSRTFLLKIESLFPTHIAFQLTCDKQREHLEQIRTNCTSLSREVEDRFQSYLNNVGSQVSEILSENSRLKAENMRRSDDYRVCSQNRTGMIQEHKQTVEKLQLKHDKDYERILLEKKRLNGDIDVLENSVNYKRKQVELLTEELRRLNMSCMAKSGFGGLPGAGVGQFGRGGSDNFGSNFNSPGFGSNKLGSTGLGSSNPSLGSTGSGLNRLGSTGLGSSSLGSTGSGLNKFGSTGLGSSSLGSSGSGLNKFGSTGLGSSSLGSSGSGLSRQGSTGLGSSSLGSTGSGLNKLGSTGLGSSGLGSTGSGLNKLGSTGLSSTGSGLNKLGSNGLGSSTLGSTGLGLNKQSSTGLGSSGLGSTGSGLNKFGSTALGSSGLGSTGLGLNRQGSTSLGTSGLGSTGSMNNKPTSSLKSSSGLGSSGFPVFGLGLGNSNTGQSKPGTGIGRGTSSGSSPGMGRTGGLGGGSVSVAQHLQDLQRIINPSYGYEERQELSRMLG encoded by the exons ATCATAGTCAGCCTGGTTCTCTTCTTGGTCTATGGTAAGACGCAGGACTCCGCTTCAACAACACGCATACAGGACCTGGAGGAGAGCTTCAGTCGGCTCTCCCTCGAGAACGTCGCCCTCAGGCAACAGAGGAAGAACCTGACGACCTTACTCAATGCCACCCTGACGGAGAAGACCCGCAATGACTGGGACCTGCTGAGACTTCGGCGCTTGTCAAACATCTCTGTAATGTTTATTCAAGACCTGGACAAGAAGCAG CAACAGACGAATATAGAGCTGATGATGTGCAAGAACCAGGCACGTTTAGCACCCAGTTGCCCACTAACAC AAGTGCGAGTTACGCCTACGACTCTAGGTTGTGGGTTGCAGATGGAGCGGGTGAATGCTAAACTTGAACTTGTGGAGTCCAATTTTACACAAACAACACAGAGAATGAAgatggaaatggaagagaTTGCCAAAGACAGGGATAACCTTGACCTGGAGGCCATCCATCTAAGGAGGGAAAAGGCAGTTCATCTGAAGGAGATTGAGCTCAACACTCTAAGATGCAAACACGACTTTGTTCAGTCCTTGAGTGGCATCTCCAATGTCTCAAGAACCTTTCTACTGAAGATTGAATCCCTCTTCCCAACTCACATTGCTTTCCAGCTCACCTGTGACAAACAGAGGGAGCATCTGGAGCAGATCCGCACCAACTGCACCAGTCTGTCTAGAGAGGTGGAAGACAGGTTCCAAAGCTACTTGAATAATGTAGGCAGTCAGGTGTCTGAGATCCTGTCGGAGAACAGCCGCTTGAAGGCTGAGAACATGCGACGGTCTGATGACTACCGCGTGTGCAGTCAAAACCGCACAGGGATGATCCAAGAGCACAAACAAACCGTAGAGAAGCTTCAGCTCAAACACGACAAGGACTATGAGAGGATtctgttggaaaaaaagagactgAACGGCGATATTGATGTCCTTGAAAACAGTGTCAActacaaaagaaaacaggtTGAACTCCTCACAGAGGAACTCAGGAGGCTCAACATGTCCTGCATGGCCAAG AGTGGATTCGGTGGCTTGCCGGGAGCTGGTGTAGGACAGTTTGGGAGGGGAGGGTCAGATAATTTTGGTTCAAACTTCAACTCACCTGGGTTTGGATCAAACAAGCTAGGATCGACTGGGTTGGGCTCCTCAAATCCAAGCCTTGGCTCAACTGGCTCAGGATTAAACCGATTAGGGTCAACTGGGTTGGGCTCTTCTAGTCTCGGGTCAACTGGGTCAGGATTAAACAAATTTGGATCAACGGGGTTGGGCTCTTCAAGTCTGGGTTCATCTGGGTCAGGATTAAACAAATTTGGATCAACGGGGTTGGGCTCTTCAAGTCTGGGTTCATCTGGGTCAGGATTAAGCAGACAAGGATCGACGGGGTTAGGCTCATCAAGTCTTGGTTCAACTGGATCCGGATTAAACAAATTGGGATCAACTGGGTTAGGCTCCTCAGGTCTTGGCTCAACTGGGtcag GATTAAACAAATTAGGATCAACGGGGTTGAGC TCCACTGGGTCAGGTTTAAATAAACTTGGATCAAATGGTTTGGGCTCCTCAACGCTTGGTTCAACTGGGTTAGgattaaacaaacaaagctcAACGGGTTTAGGTTCTTCTGGTCTTGGATCAACTGGGTCAGGATTAAATAAATTTGGCTCGACAGCGTTAGGTTCCTCTGGACTTGGCTCTACTGGGTTAGGATTAAACAGGCAAGGATCAACTAGTTTGGGCACTTCGGGTCTTGGCTCAACTGGCTCGATGAATAATAAACCAACTTCGAGTCTGAAAAGCTCCTCTGGCCTCGGGTCAAGTGGATTTCCCGTTtttggattagggttaggcAACAGTAACACAGGACAAAGTAAACCGGGAACTGGAATAGGAAGAGGAACATCAAGTGGATCTTCACCTGGAATGGGGAGGACTGGTGGTTTGGGAGGTGGATcag TCAGCGTTGCTCAGCACCTTCAAGATCTGCAACGTATCATCAATCCATCCTATGGCTATGA agAGCGACAAGAGCTTTCCAGAATGTTGGGTTAG
- the plvapa gene encoding plasmalemma vesicle associated protein a isoform X10, protein MYSSGYSHVSKTSPQAQKKMQYRSKGKGCGYYLRIIFFFSSLIQSLIIVSLVLFLVYGKTQDSASTTRIQDLEESFSRLSLENVALRQQRKNLTTLLNATLTEKTRNDWDLLRLRRLSNISVMFIQDLDKKQQQTNIELMMCKNQARLAPSCPLTQVRVTPTTLGCGLQMERVNAKLELVESNFTQTTQRMKMEMEEIAKDRDNLDLEAIHLRREKAVHLKEIELNTLRCKHDFVQSLSGISNVSRTFLLKIESLFPTHIAFQLTCDKQREHLEQIRTNCTSLSREVEDRFQSYLNNVGSQVSEILSENSRLKAENMRRSDDYRVCSQNRTGMIQEHKQTVEKLQLKHDKDYERILLEKKRLNGDIDVLENSVNYKRKQVELLTEELRRLNMSCMAKSGFGGLPGAGVGQFGRGGSDNFGSNFNSPGFGSNKLGSTGLGSSNPSLGSTGSGLNRLGSTGLGSSSLGSTGSSSGFPVFGLGLGNSNTGQSKPGTGIGRGTSSGSSPGMGRTGGLGGGSVSVAQHLQDLQRIINPSYGYEERQELSRMLG, encoded by the exons ATCATAGTCAGCCTGGTTCTCTTCTTGGTCTATGGTAAGACGCAGGACTCCGCTTCAACAACACGCATACAGGACCTGGAGGAGAGCTTCAGTCGGCTCTCCCTCGAGAACGTCGCCCTCAGGCAACAGAGGAAGAACCTGACGACCTTACTCAATGCCACCCTGACGGAGAAGACCCGCAATGACTGGGACCTGCTGAGACTTCGGCGCTTGTCAAACATCTCTGTAATGTTTATTCAAGACCTGGACAAGAAGCAG CAACAGACGAATATAGAGCTGATGATGTGCAAGAACCAGGCACGTTTAGCACCCAGTTGCCCACTAACAC AAGTGCGAGTTACGCCTACGACTCTAGGTTGTGGGTTGCAGATGGAGCGGGTGAATGCTAAACTTGAACTTGTGGAGTCCAATTTTACACAAACAACACAGAGAATGAAgatggaaatggaagagaTTGCCAAAGACAGGGATAACCTTGACCTGGAGGCCATCCATCTAAGGAGGGAAAAGGCAGTTCATCTGAAGGAGATTGAGCTCAACACTCTAAGATGCAAACACGACTTTGTTCAGTCCTTGAGTGGCATCTCCAATGTCTCAAGAACCTTTCTACTGAAGATTGAATCCCTCTTCCCAACTCACATTGCTTTCCAGCTCACCTGTGACAAACAGAGGGAGCATCTGGAGCAGATCCGCACCAACTGCACCAGTCTGTCTAGAGAGGTGGAAGACAGGTTCCAAAGCTACTTGAATAATGTAGGCAGTCAGGTGTCTGAGATCCTGTCGGAGAACAGCCGCTTGAAGGCTGAGAACATGCGACGGTCTGATGACTACCGCGTGTGCAGTCAAAACCGCACAGGGATGATCCAAGAGCACAAACAAACCGTAGAGAAGCTTCAGCTCAAACACGACAAGGACTATGAGAGGATtctgttggaaaaaaagagactgAACGGCGATATTGATGTCCTTGAAAACAGTGTCAActacaaaagaaaacaggtTGAACTCCTCACAGAGGAACTCAGGAGGCTCAACATGTCCTGCATGGCCAAG AGTGGATTCGGTGGCTTGCCGGGAGCTGGTGTAGGACAGTTTGGGAGGGGAGGGTCAGATAATTTTGGTTCAAACTTCAACTCACCTGGGTTTGGATCAAACAAGCTAGGATCGACTGGGTTGGGCTCCTCAAATCCAAGCCTTGGCTCAACTGGCTCAGGATTAAACCGATTAGGGTCAACTGGGTTGGGCTCTTCTAGTCTCGGGTCAACTGGGTCA TCAAGTGGATTTCCCGTTtttggattagggttaggcAACAGTAACACAGGACAAAGTAAACCGGGAACTGGAATAGGAAGAGGAACATCAAGTGGATCTTCACCTGGAATGGGGAGGACTGGTGGTTTGGGAGGTGGATcag TCAGCGTTGCTCAGCACCTTCAAGATCTGCAACGTATCATCAATCCATCCTATGGCTATGA agAGCGACAAGAGCTTTCCAGAATGTTGGGTTAG